A window of Sphingobacterium kitahiroshimense genomic DNA:
CTCAGAATGTGAAAGGACTTAATGCGGTAGTATTAATCATAATGGCTATCTTTACCTTGGATTCTATTGAACCTTGGACCGCCTGGAATGTGGATCCGACATCTCCTGGTTATGGCTGGAACAGATTCAGTTATTTTACAATCCAGAGTAATTTTATTGCGATGGTTACTTACCTGATTGCCGCGGTGGCAATTTTTAGAAATAGGCAACTTGGTGAATGGTTCAGGTATCTTCGCGCGGGAGCAGTTCTTTATATGATGGTAACCGGGATTGTATTTGCCGTTCTGCTTCGTAACACGCAACTTGACCCAGACCATTTTAGCTGGAGCAATTTTATTCTGCATGAATTTGGTCCATTTTTTATTACTGTCTGGTGGTTGTTATGGCCTTCACGAAAACCGATTACATCCGGCAAAGCTTTTTATTTATTGATATTCCCGTTTTTGTGGGTCATCTACACGTTTATCCGAGCTTCGATAAAGGGTTGGTACCCTTATCCGTTTTTAGATCCTGCAACTGCCGGAGGTACAGCGGGGGTTATGACCTACGTATGCGGTTTAACAATATTCTTTGTCGTTCTTTGTCAACTGCTCGCATGGATTAGCCGTGCAAGGGAAAATAATAATACACTTTATTAAGTATTGAGATAATAGTGTTTAGACGATAGTAGGTAGTAACTAGATTAGAGCCGATTGCTTCGAAGAAATTGCCTATTTTTGTAAGTTGTGAGATGGTTAAAAAGTTAATGGGTTAAGAAAGTATGTCACTTGTGACTGTTTTACATTAAAATAAAAAAGAATTGGAAATACTACTTGTTGAAGATGAGCCATCTGTAATTTCGTTGATTGAAAGGGGATTGAAAGGAGAAAACCATTCGATCAGTGTCGCTATGGACGGATTTACGGGATTAAAAATGGCGGGTCTTAACCAATATGACTTGATTATTTTGGATGTGATGCTTCCGGGGATGAACGGGTTGGAGATCTGTAGAAATATCCGGAAGACGAATAAAGATGTGCCGATCTTGATATTAAGTGCACTAAATCAGACGGAAGATATTGTTGAAGCATTTAATCGTGATGCTGATGATTATCTGACCAAACCTTTTAAACTGGACGAACTTCGTGCGCGAATCAATCGGCAGTCTCGAAAGGCCAGACAGCAGACCACGACCAGTAACACCATTACTATTGATAATCTCGTCATGGATAGAGACAGTAAGAATGTGCAACGTGGAGGTAAATCCGTAATTCTGACGGCTACTGAATACCGATTACTGGAATATCTAATGGTCAATAAAAATAAGATTTTATCCCGGGTTGATATTTTGGAAGAAGTATGGGGTATGGATTTTAATATGAGTACCAATGTGGTGGATGTTTATGTCAACTACCTGCGAAAAAAAATAGATTATCCTACAGAAAAGAAACTTATCCATACTGTTATCGGTATGGGCTATATACTGAGAAATGAAAATTAGAACTAAGGTCATTGTCCTTTTTTCAGCGATCTCGATCGCCTATATTGTATCCTTCGCCCTATATGTTTCTTATTTTACGAAGGACAGTCTGCAGACCAAATTCTATCACCGGCTGGAAGAAAATGCCACTATTGTTGGTAATCATATCATACAGAATGATGCGTATAATAATAAGGTGTATTACGAAGTAACCCGAAAATATCTACGTCAGCTTTCTGAAGGTAAAGATTATCTGTTGCGGATTGTTAAAGGGCATACCGATCTCCGCTATAAACCCGATCTCCCTTTACCCGATGCCTTCTATGAAGAAGCTATTGTGAACGGAAAAGCGCAGTTTCTGCATAATAAAACCTCCTATGTAGCCCTATTTTTTGTCGATTCTTTACACAAGGAAAACCTATTGGTTATTTCTGCTGGAGTTGATGAGTATGGACATGATGAACAACAAATACTGGATCATACTTTAATTTCAGGTGGGGCATTAGCCATTATCTTGGTTGTTCTGCTGTCTTTTTATTTCGCGAATAGACTGCTTGCACCTATCAAAGCTATCAATAAGGAATTGACTCAGGTGGATATATCAAATCTGAACAAACGGGTTAAAAATAACTATTCGAATGATGATGATGAAATCGGAATATTGATTTCCAATTTCAACGCGATGATGAAACGACTGGATATTTCGGTCAAATCACAGCAGAGCTTTATCGGCAATGCATCCCACTCGTTACGTACGCCTTTAACGATTATTGGTGGGGAAGCAGAACTGGCCTTGCATCATCTGGATAAAAATCATGAAGCGTATTACTCGGTCGAGGCAATTGTTAAACATGCTTCAAAGATGAATCTCATCATCAATAATCTTTTGCTCTTGTCACGCACCGGATTTGAGGGTAAGATCGAAAGCAAACAGTGGATCCGGATCGATGAACTCTTATATGATGTGCAGAAGAGTGAAAAAAGCATGAACCCGGACTGTGAGATCTTTCTGGATTTCTCGCATATTCCTGAGGATAGCAGTGAGATGAATATCTTTGTAAATCCAGATCTCTTTTATATTGCTTTCAGTAATATTGTTTCTAATGCCTGTAAGTACGGGGATAAAAAAATGGTCACGATTTCACTGGTCTGTCATGAAAATCTTGTGGTAGTCAAAATTGCGGATCATGGTATCGGTATCCCATTACACGATCAGCCGCATATTTTTGATTCTTTTTATAGGGCCTCCAATGTGGGTGCAATCTATGGAAACGGATTAGGATTAGTACTGGCCAAGCATATTTTTGAATTGCATCATGCCATACTTTCGGTTTCCTCGATTGAAAATAAGGGGACATCTGTTAGCGTCTATATCCCTAAGTAATTTTTCTATTTTTGTGCCCTTAAGAGGAATTTATTTTAAAAATTTTGTTTTCATGTTGGTTTCATCAGCATGAAAATAGATAGGGAAAAGTAATTTTCCTTCATTATCTGTTGTTTTTTAATTTATTGGTTTTAAGGAACTTAAGACATGTATTTTTGTTTAAACTAATTACACCCTCAAAAATTACGAATTAGCCCCTCTCTTTAATTAGCTCTGTTTCCTAATATTGGATTGTTTAAAACGAACCAATTATAATTATGAAAGGAAATGTACTTTTTTGGAAAGGAAAAGGGTTTTTTATCTTTTTTTTTCTTTTGTTAGGCTTTAATTATGCCTCCGGACAAATCACCAAGATCCAGGGTATAGTTACTAATGCAGCGGGTATTTTACCCGGAGTGACGGTTTCTGCCGAAGGATCTTCATTAAAAACACAAACGGATGCTAATGGTCAATACAGTTTAAATACAACGGGTGCCAATGCTGTTATATTTACCTTTATTGGTTATGAAAAACAACGTGTTGTTCTTCAGGATATCACCGATTCAAAGAATGGTATTTATACTTTAAATGTGACATTAAAGGAGTCTGAGGGAGACCTTTTGGATGAAGTTGTTGTTGTTGGATTTGGAACACAGAAAAAAACAAATCTAACAGGGTCGGTTGCTGTTGTTGATGCGAAGCAATTGGAAAATAGACCAGTGAGAAATGCGATTCAAGCTTTGCAAGGTCTTGCTCCTGGATTAAATATTTCGCAAAATGGTGGAAGTCTGGAATCTAATCCAGCGATAAATATTCGTGGTGTAGGGACGATAGGAACTTCTTCTTCTTCACCTTTAGTTTTGATCGATGGATCAGAAGGCTCATTAGCAGCTCTCAACCCTCAGGATATCGAAAGTGTATCTGTACTTAAAGATGCTGGAGCTGCTTCTATCTATGGTTCTAGAGCCGCATTTGGTGTTATCCTAGTTACAACAAAATCGGGAAAAGTTGGAAAGACTTCTGTTAATTATAACAATAGTCTGAGAATGAATAAACCGACATTAATGCCTAAGATGATGGATTCTTATACGTTTGCCCAATATTTCAATCAGGCGGAAGTAAATGGAAATGGTACGCCTCATTTTTCTGAGGAATACCTGAAGCGCATTTTAGATTATCAAAACGGATCAAATAAAAATTCAATTATTGTATCTCCGGACAATTCGCAATATTGGGCAGATGGGTATGCATACGGTAATGATAATGTAGATTGGTTTAAAGCGATGTATCGGGATCAAGCCTTTTCACATGAGCATAACTTAAGCCTGAATGGAGGATCGGATAAAACTACGTATTATCTGTCAGGAAATTTTATGAAACAGCAGGGTTTGATGGCCTTCAATACAGATCATTATGATCGGTATGCGATTTCGGCAAAAATAAACTCAAAAGTATCCGACATTTTTCAAATTGGCTATAATGCGCGATTGGTAAGAGAGGATTATGAACGACCTGCCGCACTGACCAATAGTTTTTATGATGATTTAGGTCGTCAAGGATGGCCCACGCTCCCGTTATACGACCCGAATGGATTTCTCTATAGTTCGCCTTCCCCTGCTTTGGTTATGAAAGAGGGCGGGGTGGATAATTCAACCAAAGATTACATTTATCAGCAATTGCAATTAACATTGGAGCCTTTAAAAGGTTGGAAAACGATTGCTAATCTCAATTATCGTACGACAACACAATTTCGTCATTGGGATTCTCAAAAACTGTATAATCATGATGTAAATGGTAATCCTTATTTATATAAAAATACGTCGAATGTCTACGAATTTGGATTGAA
This region includes:
- a CDS encoding Pr6Pr family membrane protein, which translates into the protein MKQTALPQNVKGLNAVVLIIMAIFTLDSIEPWTAWNVDPTSPGYGWNRFSYFTIQSNFIAMVTYLIAAVAIFRNRQLGEWFRYLRAGAVLYMMVTGIVFAVLLRNTQLDPDHFSWSNFILHEFGPFFITVWWLLWPSRKPITSGKAFYLLIFPFLWVIYTFIRASIKGWYPYPFLDPATAGGTAGVMTYVCGLTIFFVVLCQLLAWISRARENNNTLY
- a CDS encoding response regulator transcription factor, which produces MEILLVEDEPSVISLIERGLKGENHSISVAMDGFTGLKMAGLNQYDLIILDVMLPGMNGLEICRNIRKTNKDVPILILSALNQTEDIVEAFNRDADDYLTKPFKLDELRARINRQSRKARQQTTTSNTITIDNLVMDRDSKNVQRGGKSVILTATEYRLLEYLMVNKNKILSRVDILEEVWGMDFNMSTNVVDVYVNYLRKKIDYPTEKKLIHTVIGMGYILRNEN
- a CDS encoding sensor histidine kinase, yielding MKIRTKVIVLFSAISIAYIVSFALYVSYFTKDSLQTKFYHRLEENATIVGNHIIQNDAYNNKVYYEVTRKYLRQLSEGKDYLLRIVKGHTDLRYKPDLPLPDAFYEEAIVNGKAQFLHNKTSYVALFFVDSLHKENLLVISAGVDEYGHDEQQILDHTLISGGALAIILVVLLSFYFANRLLAPIKAINKELTQVDISNLNKRVKNNYSNDDDEIGILISNFNAMMKRLDISVKSQQSFIGNASHSLRTPLTIIGGEAELALHHLDKNHEAYYSVEAIVKHASKMNLIINNLLLLSRTGFEGKIESKQWIRIDELLYDVQKSEKSMNPDCEIFLDFSHIPEDSSEMNIFVNPDLFYIAFSNIVSNACKYGDKKMVTISLVCHENLVVVKIADHGIGIPLHDQPHIFDSFYRASNVGAIYGNGLGLVLAKHIFELHHAILSVSSIENKGTSVSVYIPK